A single genomic interval of Rhododendron vialii isolate Sample 1 chromosome 3a, ASM3025357v1 harbors:
- the LOC131320757 gene encoding uncharacterized protein LOC131320757 — protein sequence MSRETQTIETADGIKLDARIFRPPTQEENPNPEPESEEEGSLAIVLVHPYSVLGGCQGLMKGIALGLARRGFHAVTFDMRGVGKSSGRPSLTGSSEVRDVVSVCKWVAQNFSVRRILLVGSSAGAPIAGSAVDQLDKVVGYVSLGYPFGLTASILFGRHHKAILQSPKPKLFVMGTRDGFTSVKQLQNKLKSAAGRVETHLIEGVSHFQMEGPEFDAQMVDLIVRFVRSLSNLASPLALDQLADE from the exons ATGTCAAGAGAAACCCAGACAATCGAGACCGCCGATGGAATCAAACTCGACGCCAGGATCTTCAGACCACCAACACAAGAGGAAAACCCAAACCCAGAACCTGAATCAGAAGAGGAAGGCTCTTTGGCAATCGTGCTGGTCCATCCCTACTCGGTGCTGGGCGGATGCCAAGGCCTGATGAAGGGCATCGCACTTGGCCTCGCCCGCAGAGGATTCCACGCCGTTACCTTCGACATGAGGGGCGTCGGTAAGTCCTCCGGTAGGCCTTCTCTCACCGGATCCTCTGAAGTGCGCGACGTCGTTTCTGTGTGCAAATGGGTCGCCCAGAATTTCAGCGTGAGACGAATTTTGTTGGTGGGTTCCTCTGCAG GTGCTCCAATTGCTGGCTCAGCAGTCGACCAGTTAGACAAAGTCGTGGGTTATGTGAGTTTGGGTTATCCTTTTGGTCTCACTGCCTCCATTCTCTTTGGAAGACACCACAAAGCCATTCTACAATCTCCTAAACCGAAGCTCTTTGTTATGGGTACCCGAGATGGATTCACTAGCGTTAAACAATtgcaaaacaaattgaaatctgCCGCAGGTCGTGTTGAAACTCATCTTATCGAAGGAGTAAGCCATTTCCAAATGGAAGGACCAGAATTCGATGCTCAGATGGTCGATCTAATTGTTCGATTCGTTAGGTCATTGTCCAATTTGGCTAGCCCACTTGCTCTTGATCAACTTGCTGATGAATGA